One Vitis riparia cultivar Riparia Gloire de Montpellier isolate 1030 chromosome 4, EGFV_Vit.rip_1.0, whole genome shotgun sequence genomic window carries:
- the LOC117912136 gene encoding GDSL esterase/lipase At5g33370-like yields MSMDSSVVFFSSWTILALLLALGTTAPQAHARAFLVFGDSLVDSGNNDYLVTTARADSPPYGIDYPTHRPTGRFSNGLNIPDIISEQIGEQPTLPYLSPELTGERLLVGANFASAGIGILNDTGIQFLNIIRIYKQLEYFQQYQQRVTTLIGAAQTERLVNQALVLITLGGNDFVNNYYLVPFSARSRQFSLPDYVRYLISEYRKVLRRLYELGARRVLVTGTGPMGCVPAELAMRSRNGECAVELQRAADLFNPQLVQMINGLNNEIGGDVFIAANAFRMHMDFISNPGAYGFVTSKIACCGQGPYNGLGLCTIASNLCANRDIYAFWDAFHPSERANRYIVRQILSGSTDYMHPMNLSNIMALDSRT; encoded by the exons ATGTCAATGGACAGCTCAGTGGTTTTTTTCAGTTCTTGGACGATTCTAGCTCTATTGCTTGCATTAGGAACAACTGCTCCTCAAGCCCATGCTCGAGCTTTCTTAGTGTTTGGAGATTCGCTTGTTGACAGTGGCAACAATGACTACTTGGTGACGACTGCCCGTGCTGATTCTCCTCCTTATGGTATTGATTATCCAACTCACCGACCCACTGGCCGCTTCTCTAATGGCCTCAACATTCCAGACATTATCA GTGAACAAATCGGGGAACAACCCACATTGCCCTACTTGAGTCCAGAGCTTACAGGAGAAAGACTACTTGTTGGTGCCAACTTTGCTTCTGCTGGAATTGGAATACTTAATGACACTGGAATTCAGTTT CTAAACATAATTCGAATCTACAAACAATTGGAATACTTCCAACAATACCAGCAAAGGGTGACAACTCTCATTGGAGCTGCACAGACTGAACGACTAGTAAACCAAGCGCTCGTCCTCATTACTCTCGGTGGCAACGATTTTGTCAACAACTACTACTTGGTGCCCTTCTCAGCGAGATCTCGCCAATTCTCTCTCCCAGATTACGTTCGCTATCTCATCTCTGAGTACCGAAAAGTCCTAAGG AGGCTATATGAGTTGGGAGCACGAAGGGTCCTGGTGACAGGGACCGGGCCAATGGGCTGTGTTCCAGCAGAATTAGCTATGCGCAGCAGAAACGGGGAATGTGCAGTGGAACTGCAGAGGGCTGCAGATTTGTTCAACCCGCAACTCGTCCAAATGATCAATGGACTCAACAATGAAATTGGTGGAGATGTGTTTATTGCTGCAAATGCATTTAGAATGCACATGGACTTCATCAGTAACCCCGGAGCATATG GGTTTGTTACATCAAAGATAGCATGTTGTGGGCAAGGACCCTACAATGGGCTAGGGCTGTGCACCATTGCTTCCAACTTGTGCGCGAACCGAGACATATACGCGTTTTGGGATGCATTTCATCCATCAGAGAGGGCCAACAGATACATTGTGCGACAGATCCTGAGCGGCTCAACGGACTATATGCACCCCATGAATCTCAGCAACATCATGGCATTGGATTCAAGGACCTAA